One genomic segment of Oleidesulfovibrio alaskensis DSM 16109 includes these proteins:
- a CDS encoding TRAP transporter substrate-binding protein, with protein sequence MKSTFAALLIMVGCLVSGALLTGSEAAAAQPVTLNYANFPPASTFPCIQMEQWAHEVRTRTRGKVDVLTYPGGTLLGARNMLRGVMSGQADIGCISLAYHPGVFPVMSVFELPLGFTSAEAASSVLWELYSGLRPAELERVKVLTMFTSAPSHFMTVTPVRSLRDLQGMEIRGAGTLSAILEKLGATPVSMPMPEVPEAVQKGIIKGLFTSLDVMKDMNFAEMTGHVTRADQAVYPFAVIMNREAWERLSPDVQQVLDGLAAEHAAWTGRYLDAHVQDSMRWAEEKHGVQVHTLPEEDIAAMRRSVQPLFDAWAQRAADKGADPDAVMRTVDALKAQYGG encoded by the coding sequence ATGAAAAGTACATTTGCCGCGCTGTTGATCATGGTTGGCTGCCTTGTGTCCGGCGCTCTGCTGACGGGGTCGGAGGCGGCCGCCGCGCAGCCCGTCACACTGAACTATGCCAACTTTCCGCCTGCATCCACGTTTCCCTGCATCCAGATGGAGCAGTGGGCACATGAGGTGCGCACCCGTACCCGCGGCAAGGTGGATGTTCTGACCTATCCCGGCGGTACATTGCTGGGTGCCCGCAACATGCTGCGCGGAGTCATGTCGGGGCAGGCGGATATCGGCTGCATCAGTCTTGCCTATCATCCGGGCGTGTTTCCCGTTATGAGTGTTTTCGAACTGCCTCTGGGGTTCACCAGTGCAGAGGCTGCGAGCAGCGTCCTCTGGGAGCTGTATTCCGGCCTGCGTCCCGCTGAACTGGAGCGTGTCAAAGTGCTCACCATGTTCACTTCTGCTCCTTCGCATTTCATGACAGTGACGCCGGTGCGTTCGCTGCGTGATCTGCAGGGCATGGAGATACGCGGCGCGGGAACGCTTTCGGCCATACTGGAAAAACTTGGTGCCACGCCTGTTTCCATGCCCATGCCCGAAGTGCCGGAAGCGGTGCAGAAGGGGATCATCAAGGGGCTGTTCACATCGCTGGACGTGATGAAGGACATGAATTTTGCGGAAATGACCGGCCATGTGACCAGAGCGGATCAGGCCGTGTATCCTTTTGCCGTCATTATGAACCGCGAAGCGTGGGAGCGCCTGTCACCCGATGTGCAGCAGGTGCTGGACGGGCTGGCGGCGGAGCACGCGGCATGGACGGGACGCTATCTGGACGCGCATGTGCAGGACTCCATGCGCTGGGCGGAAGAGAAACACGGCGTGCAGGTGCACACCCTGCCGGAAGAGGATATCGCCGCCATGCGACGCAGCGTGCAGCCTTTGTTTGACGCATGGGCGCAGAGGGCTGCGGACAAAGGCGCCGACCCCGATGCAGTGATGCGCACCGTGGATGCTTTGAAGGCGCAGTACGGCGGGTAA
- a CDS encoding TRAP transporter large permease, with protein MEPVTLGVLSVGVLLAAILASRIPVGFAMAVTGLGGYAAAMGPAAAWSMLGGEVWEVFSSYGLTVIPFFIFMGQICFYSGVNERLYRAVYAWMGHIRGGIAYATVLACAGFSAICGSNTATAATMSAVALPEMKKYGYAPVLSTGCVAAGATLGVLIPPSVVLIVIGLQTGLSISTLFMAGIMPGLLLTGLFLAVVWLLCRRHPQWGPAGEKSSWRSRMRALPGAAEILILFVLVIGGLFMGVFTPTEAGAAGSAIALLLSLAGRRLSLRGLVDAVNDTLRISSMIMVIILGAVLYGRFLAVTRLPFAVAEWTASLPLPPLGILLLICGVYIVGGMMMDALALLLVTIPIFFPVVQAMGYDPVWFSVFITVITTMGAITPPVGVTAFVVASAAGDVGVQDVFRGVTFFLAAYAVCALLLLLVPQIVLFIPSLM; from the coding sequence GTGGAGCCGGTGACTCTGGGGGTTCTTTCCGTAGGTGTTCTTCTGGCGGCCATTCTGGCATCACGCATTCCGGTGGGGTTTGCCATGGCGGTCACGGGGCTTGGCGGGTATGCCGCAGCCATGGGCCCTGCTGCCGCATGGTCCATGCTGGGGGGCGAAGTGTGGGAGGTGTTTTCCTCTTACGGGCTTACGGTTATCCCGTTTTTCATTTTCATGGGGCAGATCTGTTTTTATTCCGGCGTCAACGAACGCCTGTACAGGGCGGTATATGCATGGATGGGACATATCCGCGGGGGCATAGCCTACGCAACGGTGCTTGCCTGTGCGGGGTTTTCGGCCATCTGCGGGTCAAATACCGCCACGGCCGCCACCATGTCTGCCGTGGCCCTGCCGGAAATGAAAAAATACGGCTATGCACCGGTGCTTTCCACCGGCTGCGTGGCGGCGGGAGCCACTCTGGGGGTGCTGATTCCGCCCAGCGTGGTGCTCATTGTCATCGGGCTGCAGACCGGTCTTTCCATTTCCACGCTGTTTATGGCGGGCATTATGCCCGGCCTGCTGCTTACGGGGCTTTTTCTGGCTGTGGTCTGGCTGTTGTGCCGGCGGCACCCCCAGTGGGGTCCGGCCGGAGAAAAAAGCAGCTGGCGCAGCAGAATGCGCGCACTACCCGGCGCGGCCGAGATTCTGATTCTTTTTGTTCTTGTCATAGGCGGGCTGTTCATGGGGGTGTTCACCCCCACGGAGGCAGGTGCTGCGGGGTCGGCCATTGCTCTGCTGCTCAGCCTTGCGGGGCGCAGGCTGTCGTTGCGGGGGCTGGTGGATGCTGTAAACGACACGCTGCGTATTTCCAGCATGATTATGGTCATCATTCTGGGGGCCGTGCTGTACGGGCGCTTTCTGGCCGTAACCCGTCTGCCATTTGCCGTGGCGGAGTGGACGGCTTCGCTGCCGCTGCCGCCGCTGGGCATTCTGCTGCTGATCTGCGGGGTGTACATTGTGGGCGGCATGATGATGGATGCGCTGGCGTTGCTGCTGGTCACCATTCCCATTTTCTTTCCGGTGGTGCAGGCCATGGGGTACGACCCCGTGTGGTTCAGTGTGTTCATTACCGTGATAACCACCATGGGGGCCATCACGCCGCCTGTGGGGGTGACCGCGTTTGTGGTGGCCTCCGCTGCCGGAGACGTGGGAGTGCAGGATGTATTCAGAGGGGTGACCTTTTTTCTGGCGGCGTATGCGGTATGTGCTCTGCTGTTGCTGCTGGTGCCCCAGATAGTTCTTTTTATACCATCCCTTATGTAA
- a CDS encoding TRAP transporter small permease, which translates to MEKILTAMERLGELLAKVMAAAAGCTLVLMVMLACGNIAGRALGMPVKGTFELLGFMGALVAGLSLAFAQRHKAHIFVAFFVARFTRPVRLVLDAAVYFCSALFFAAASRELIGLGAFITDFGELSETLHLAYAPFVYVVSAGCGVMAYILSVSFLKTVLLGREV; encoded by the coding sequence ATGGAAAAGATACTGACGGCTATGGAGCGGCTGGGAGAGCTGCTGGCAAAGGTGATGGCCGCTGCGGCGGGCTGCACGCTGGTGCTGATGGTGATGCTTGCGTGCGGCAATATTGCGGGGCGTGCGCTGGGTATGCCGGTCAAGGGGACCTTTGAACTGCTCGGGTTCATGGGGGCGCTGGTGGCCGGTCTTTCTCTGGCTTTTGCCCAGCGCCATAAGGCGCATATCTTCGTGGCGTTTTTTGTGGCGCGTTTCACCCGTCCCGTGCGTCTTGTGCTGGATGCCGCGGTGTATTTCTGCTCGGCACTTTTTTTTGCCGCAGCCAGCCGCGAACTGATCGGTCTTGGCGCATTCATCACCGACTTCGGCGAGCTTTCCGAAACGCTGCATCTTGCATACGCCCCGTTTGTCTATGTGGTGTCGGCAGGTTGCGGGGTTATGGCGTATATTCTTTCGGTTTCGTTTCTGAAAACCGTTCTTCTGGGCAGAGAGGTGTGA